A genomic segment from Lutzomyia longipalpis isolate SR_M1_2022 chromosome 3, ASM2433408v1 encodes:
- the LOC129792217 gene encoding phosphatidylinositol 4-kinase beta: MNTVLSAFKSGSKCDGNRAKPPTKSGNKKADIVDSSDYESLRRIREISANTKMSIADDEVDGAVVFPRPPQPIAGRSSTASVDGSDEKPTRRDVFSLPAVHGRKAADGKGRMSTHQRNLSLDFRSMGILLPPVSQVTKSTSRKIVTQHHRNRSLDSVLQRIPEVEVSSPSAESENILCTHAILSATTKPSSAGMVESVPDSGVEGAGQKQLAVVAASSAGGTKVSADGSQKKKDDLTSLGSDDSGIICGSEPDQQTSLLSKVASGQSHESLDSGGVPDPLELVDYDKGDKTPVVTPPAEPQKTSSRNYLINTLTRKGGDGQKLKSVAIDLDAPDVDEVDATKGPECKSPGDNLKNELIFKSFFGATRNVIFRTAQSIIDNHEKKNKEDQGQPPKPRKDFLLLKSTSSRKKATTSPECLSPEVEEKSQHNSIFSLRTKSKGKVPGVAQCYVHEEKKELTQGAVMSTSRKGHNGLLRFFESPVFNIHFAVHYLFYSKEPGVLSFIGNKIFSFTDTEVDLYIPQLILMYIQIDELAEVLDPYLVYRCRKSADFSIKCSWLLEAYNYNVDAGNGSGANSAKLSQLFLLKELYPKKERRQRKFDANEVVYDEEVLSPTKKTHHRSQSDATGLIHDSRKRPPLTLANFSLSHLSLGDLTTGRAFDNGCICFESVRGTVNNLRGHKTLCVCGAPKLLAQREFMKTLIEIGRQLTSLPTKSEKTTQLRMSLNSVNKNLPARVWLPLHTEIPHHVVRITEDKTAVLNSKDKTPYIIYVEVVEVDDIYTCPVIPKMMPTLRHTRSVEHLESSTNHVSHLDTGVSATNPKLQVPPRVRTVHQLSLSNSSDAGGGCGEKVSESTTSSSTDAPDSGCVATATDLGSVEKIEITEDDVWSQEDDEITAQYLNMHKLSERDTLSQMSLESCDSREQSVPALFNIGDVRTRHCANLNNENAKPFSNDPEDPSAAALKEPWHEKEKLIRETSPYGHLSNWRLLSAIVKCGDDLRQELMATQLLQMFKLIWQEEQVDLWVRPYKIVCLSNDSGLIEPIPNTVSLHQIKKNSNKSLRDYFIDEHGDPDEGRFKRAQRNFMHSCAAYCLISYLLQVKDRHNGNILLHSDGHLIHIDFGFILNISPKNLGFEQSPFKLTPEFVDVMGGVNSALWQEFKHLLLKGLLAARKHQDRIINIVEIMRSCSQLPCFKNGCSGTVRNLRNRFHMSLTEQELDRKVDQLIQDSLNSLSTKLYDGYQYLTNGIL; encoded by the exons ATGAATACCGTGCTGTCAGCATTCAAGAGTGGTAGCAAATGTGACGGGAATCGCGCAAAACCACCCACAAAGTCCGGCAATAAGAAGGCAGACATCGTGGACAGTAGTGACTACGAGAGCCTCAGGCGAATCCGGGAGATTAGTGCCAATACCAAGATGAGCATTGCCGATGACGAAGTGGACGGTGCTGTGGTCTTCCCGCGTCCACCTCAGCCAATAGCAGGGCGTTCCAGTACAGCGTCCGTCGATGGGAGCGATGAGAAGCCCACGCGTCGTGATGTCTTCTCCCTGCCAGCTGTGCACGGCCGGAAGGCAGCCGATGGCAAGGGGCGAATGTCGACACACCAAAGAAATCTCAGTCTTGACTTTAGATCAATGGGAATTCTCCTGCCACCCGTCTCCCAAGTCACCAAGTCCACATCACGGAAAATTGTCACGCAGCACCATCGCAATCGGAGTCTGGACAGTGTCCTTCAGCGCATTCCCGAG GTTGAAGTTTCCTCACCTAGTGCAGAATCTGAGAATATTCTCTGCACCCATGCAATTCTCAGTGCCACCACGAAGCCATCGTCAGCGGGAATGGTGGAGAGTGTGCCTGACAGTGGTGTGGAGGGTGCGGGACAGAAGCAACTTGCAGTGGTGGCTGCGTCAAGTGCAGGAGGTACCAAAGTCAGTGCTGATGGGAGTCAGAAGAAGAAGGATGATCTCACGAGTTTGGGATCAGATGATTCGGGAATAATCTGTGGATCAGAGCCCGATCAGCAGACGTCGTTGTTGTCCAAAGTGGCATCGGGGCAGAGTCATGAGAGTCTCGATTCGGGTGGAGTACCCGATCCACTGGAGCTCGTAGACTACGACAAGGGTGACAAGACCCCAGTGGTGACACCACCAGCTGAACCACAGAAGACGAGCAGCAGAAATTATCTCATAAATACTCTAACACGAAAGGGTGGGGATGGGCAAAAACTCAAGAGTGTGGCAATTGATCTCGATGCCCCGGATGTTGATGAGGTTGATGCCACAAAGGGGCCCGAATGTAAATCTCCGGGGGATAATTTGAAGAATGAATTAATCTTCAAGAGTTTCTTCGGTGCAACGCGCAATGTTATCTTCCGGACAGCACAGAGTATCATTGATAATCACGAGAAGAAGAATAAGGAGGATCAGGGGCAACCGCCAAAGCCACGAAAGGATTTCCTCCTTCTCAAATCAACGTCCAGCCGGAAGAAGGCAACAACATCCCCGGAATGTTTATCACCCGAAGTGGAGGAGAAATCTCAGCATAATTCCATCTTCTCATTGCGCACGAAGAGTAAGGGTAAAGTACCCGGTGTGGCGCAATGTTATGTGCACGAGGAGAAAAAGGAATTGACACAGGGTGCCGTCATGAGTACAAGTCGCAAAGGACACAACGGCTTATTGCGCTTCTTTGAATCTCCCGTCTTTAACATTCACTTTGCCGTACACTATCTCTTCTATTCCAAAGAACCTGGCGTCTTGAGCTTCATTGGGAACAAAATATTCAGCTTTACGGACACCGAG GTTGACCTGTACATTCCACAATTGATCTTGATGTACATTCAAATAGACGAACTGGCTGAAGTTCTCGATCCCTATTTGGTGTACCGATGTCGCAAGAGTGCAGATTTCTCCATTAAGTGTTCATGGCTCCTCGAGGCGTACAACTACAACGTTGACGCGGGCAATGGGAGTGGTGCAAATTCGGCAAAGTTGTCTCAGTTGTTCCTCCTGAAGGAGCTGTATCCGAAGAAGGAGCGCAGACAGAGGAAATTTGATGCCAATGAGGTGGTGTACGATGAAGAGGTGCTCTCACCGACAAAGAAAACACATCACAGATCCCAATCAGATGCCACGGGTTTGATTCACGATTCCCGGAAGCGACCACCACTGACACTGGCGAATTTCTCACTGTCGCACCTGTCATTGGGTGACCTCACAACGGGTAGGGCATTCGACAATGGGTGCATTTGCTTTGAAAGTGTCCGGGGGACGGTGAATAATTTGCGAGGGCATAaaactctgtgtgtgtgtggggcaCCAAAGCTCCTGGCACAGCGGGAATTTATGAAGACGCTCATTGAGATTGGGCGTCAGCTGACAAGCTTGCCAACAAAGAGTGAGAAGACCACTCAGCTCCGTATGTCACTGAATTCagtgaataaaaatcttccaGCTCGTGTCTGGCTTCCACTTCACACGGAGATTCCGCATCATGTTGTGCGGATAACGGAGGACAAGACTGCTGTGCTCAATTCCAAAGATAAAACACCCTACATTATCTACGTTGAGGTGGTGGAAGTTGATGATATCTACACATGTCCCGTCATACCAAAGATGATGCCAACACTACGCCATACGAGGAGTGTTGAACATTTGGAATCTTCCACAAATCACGTATCGCACCTGGACACGGGTGTGAGTGCAACGAATCCCAAACTTCAAGTTCCCCCACGTGTACGGACTGTCCATCAGCTGTCGCTGTCAAATTCATCCGATGCCGGTGGGGGATGTGGGGAGAAGGTTTCCGAATCAACGACTTCCTCAAGTACAGACGCCCCGGATTCGGGTTGTGTGGCAACAGCAACGGATTTGGGGAGTGTGGAGAAGATTGAAATTACAGAGGATGATGTTTGGTCGCAGGAGGATGATGAGATAACAGCGCAGTATTTGAATATGCACAAATTAAGTGAGAGGGATACCCTTTCGCAGATGTCTCTTGAATCCTGTGACTCCAGGGaacaaa GTGTTCCAGCACTCTTCAATATTGGAGACGTCCGGACGCGACATTGTGCCAATTTGAACAATGAAAATGCCAAACCATTTAGCAATGATCCCGAAGATCCATCAGCAGCGGCTTTAAAG gAACCGTGGCATGAGAAGGAGAAATTGATCAGAGAAACTTCCCCGTATGGTCATCTGTCCAACTGGAGACTTCTATCGGCTATTGTTAAGTGCGGTGATGATCTTCGACAAGAACTTATGGCAACACAATTACTTCAG atGTTCAAACTAATATGGCAAGAGGAGCAAGTAGATCTGTGGGTGCGTCCATATAAAATAGTCTGCCTATCAAATGATTCGGGGCTCATTGAGCCAATTCCCAATACGGTGTCTCTGCAtcaaataaagaagaattccAATAAGAGTCTCCGGGATTATTTTATCGATGAACACGGGGATCCGGATGAGGGACGCTTCAAACGGGCTCAGAGGAATTTTATGCATAGTTGTGCTGCTTATTGCTTAATTTCCTACCTGCTGCAGGTTAAGGAtcg GCACAACGGGAATATTTTGCTGCACTCAGATGGTCATCTCATTCACATTGATTTTGGCTTCATCCTGAATATTTCCCCAAAGAATTTGGGCTTTGAGCAGTCACCGTTCAAGCTAACGCCGGAATTTGTGGATGTAATGGGTGGCGTCAATTCGGCACTGTGGCAGGAATTTAAGCATCTTCTGCTGAAGGGTCTCCTGGCTGCTCGGAAGCATCAAGATAGAATCATCAATATTGTTGAGATTATGAGGAGTT GCTCTCAGCTTCCTTGCTTCAAGAATGGTTGCTCAGGAACTGTGCGCAACTTGCGAAATCGTTTTCATATGAGTCTCACGGAGCAAGAATTGGATAGGAAGGTGGATCAATTGATTCAAGATTCCCTCAATTCACTCTCAACTAAACTCTACGATGGCTACCAATATTTAACCAATGGGATTTTGTGA